From one bacterium Scap17 genomic stretch:
- a CDS encoding TRAP transporter small permease subunit translates to MLYIIHFLEGIIERLGVIARYSLLALVLLVASNVLLRYFFSISPVPLQEFEWHLISPIALLGISYALKHRADVRVDVFYDRFSLKGRALVDLIGALMTIAIGAAIAWLGMSYTEQSWQLMEGSPDPGGLPYRYLLKAFIPLGFVALALQGVADCLHALLVLSGKPVDGDLEREVTP, encoded by the coding sequence ATGCTGTACATCATCCATTTTCTCGAGGGCATCATCGAGCGACTGGGCGTCATCGCCCGTTACTCGCTGTTGGCGCTCGTATTGCTGGTCGCCAGTAACGTGCTGCTGCGTTACTTCTTCAGCATCAGCCCCGTGCCACTCCAGGAATTCGAGTGGCACCTGATTTCTCCCATCGCGCTGCTGGGCATCTCCTACGCCCTCAAGCATCGCGCCGACGTTCGCGTCGATGTCTTCTATGACCGTTTCTCCCTCAAGGGCCGCGCGCTGGTGGACCTGATCGGTGCGCTGATGACCATCGCCATCGGCGCCGCCATCGCCTGGCTGGGCATGAGCTACACCGAGCAGTCCTGGCAGCTGATGGAAGGCTCGCCCGACCCCGGCGGCCTGCCCTATCGCTATCTGCTCAAGGCCTTCATTCCCCTCGGGTTCGTCGCGCTTGCGCTGCAGGGCGTGGCAGATTGCCTGCACGCGCTGCTGGTGCTGTCGGGCAAGCCCGTCGACGGTGACCTGGAACGCGAGGTGACGCCATGA
- a CDS encoding TRAP transporter large permease subunit: MSPNEWIALAMIGGFLVLMLIGIPVAISLAVAGFVAGLAGFGPLLFSLMPARLYGVVTNYTLLAIPLFVFMGVMLEKSRVAEDMLETIGRAMGGVNGGMGIAIILVGVLMGASTGIVGATVVTVGMLTLPTLLRRGYHPGVASATICASGTLGQIIPPSLVLILLSEILGESVGTLFAAAFVPGLAIAVIYIVYLLVLGWWKPALVPAIPEEERAAAGGMKELLRDLARSVIPPLMLVFAVLGSILGGVAAPTEAASMGALGSMLIALLARRLNFTMLKACLHSTLTITAMVYFILLCAQPFSLAFRGLGGENMVHDLFNLLPGGELGALIFLMVILFVLGFFLEWIEISYIALPMFLPVFIGYGTDMVWLGVLVAMNLQMSFLTPPFGWALFFLKGVAPPEVTTRHLYLGVLPFVGLQATAVVLLFCFPGLATWLPEAIGW, encoded by the coding sequence ATGAGCCCGAACGAGTGGATCGCGCTGGCCATGATCGGCGGTTTTCTGGTCCTGATGCTGATCGGCATTCCGGTCGCGATTTCCCTGGCCGTGGCCGGTTTCGTGGCGGGGCTGGCAGGCTTTGGCCCGCTGTTGTTCAGCCTGATGCCGGCCCGTCTGTATGGCGTGGTCACCAACTACACCCTGCTGGCGATCCCCTTGTTCGTCTTCATGGGGGTCATGCTCGAGAAATCGCGGGTCGCCGAGGACATGCTCGAGACCATCGGGCGTGCCATGGGCGGCGTCAATGGCGGCATGGGCATCGCGATCATCCTGGTCGGCGTGCTGATGGGGGCCTCTACCGGCATCGTCGGCGCGACCGTGGTCACCGTCGGCATGCTGACGCTGCCGACCCTGTTGCGGCGTGGCTACCACCCCGGCGTGGCCTCGGCCACCATCTGCGCCTCCGGCACCCTTGGGCAGATCATCCCGCCGAGTCTGGTGTTGATCCTGCTGTCGGAAATTCTCGGTGAATCCGTCGGTACCCTGTTTGCGGCCGCCTTCGTACCGGGGCTGGCCATCGCCGTCATCTATATCGTCTATCTGCTCGTACTGGGCTGGTGGAAGCCGGCTCTCGTTCCGGCCATCCCGGAAGAGGAGCGCGCCGCCGCCGGTGGCATGAAGGAATTGCTGCGTGACCTGGCCCGTAGCGTGATTCCGCCGCTGATGCTGGTGTTCGCGGTGCTCGGCTCGATCTTGGGCGGCGTGGCCGCTCCCACCGAAGCGGCCTCGATGGGCGCGTTGGGCAGCATGCTGATCGCGCTGCTGGCTCGGCGTCTCAACTTCACCATGCTCAAGGCCTGTCTGCACTCGACCCTGACCATCACCGCCATGGTCTATTTCATTCTGCTGTGCGCGCAGCCCTTCTCACTGGCCTTCCGCGGCCTTGGCGGCGAGAACATGGTGCATGATCTGTTCAACCTGCTGCCGGGTGGCGAGCTGGGCGCGCTGATCTTCCTGATGGTGATACTCTTCGTGCTCGGCTTTTTCCTGGAGTGGATCGAGATCAGCTACATCGCGCTGCCGATGTTCCTGCCGGTCTTCATCGGCTATGGCACCGACATGGTGTGGCTGGGCGTGCTGGTGGCAATGAATCTGCAGATGTCCTTCCTGACGCCGCCCTTTGGCTGGGCGTTGTTCTTCCTCAAGGGCGTCGCCCCGCCAGAGGTCACCACCCGCCATCTGTATCTCGGTGTGCTGCCCTTCGTGGGCCTGCAGGCTACGGCAGTCGTGCTGCTGTTCTGCTTCC
- a CDS encoding ABC transporter substrate-binding protein, protein MTFDRRKFLGAALATSTAGLVMGAPAIVRAESNKTYQWKMTNAYGPGSPFYVEGPGSPTDFCRKVEAMSGGRMKIQHFAAGELIPALEGFNAVASGVVEMNAGNAYFWAGKIPAAQYFTTVPFGMNTQGMNAWLYHGGGLELWHELYAPKGLIAFPMGNTGVQMTGWFRKPINTVEDLKGLKMRIPGLAGKVYAELGVAVRLLPGGEIFPALERGVIDAAEFVGPYQDRRLGLQKAAKYYYTTGWHEPTNVTELMINKAAWESLPEDLQAIVKAAAQACNVESQAWCESVNAEALNDLVDNEGVIAQPLPDAVVARLKEVTDKTLTDMAAADPDTARVHESFMAFRDQHKEWAAVSEKTFLAL, encoded by the coding sequence ATGACATTCGATCGTCGCAAGTTCCTGGGTGCCGCACTGGCAACCTCAACCGCTGGACTCGTGATGGGTGCGCCCGCCATCGTGCGCGCGGAATCCAACAAGACCTATCAATGGAAGATGACCAATGCCTATGGTCCGGGCTCGCCCTTCTATGTCGAGGGCCCGGGCAGTCCGACCGACTTCTGTCGCAAGGTGGAGGCCATGTCCGGCGGGCGCATGAAGATCCAGCACTTCGCAGCCGGTGAGCTGATTCCGGCCCTGGAGGGCTTCAATGCCGTCGCCAGCGGCGTGGTGGAGATGAATGCCGGCAACGCCTACTTCTGGGCCGGCAAGATTCCTGCCGCCCAGTACTTCACTACCGTGCCGTTCGGCATGAATACCCAGGGCATGAATGCCTGGCTGTATCACGGTGGCGGCCTGGAGCTGTGGCACGAACTCTACGCGCCCAAGGGGCTGATCGCCTTCCCGATGGGCAATACCGGCGTGCAGATGACCGGCTGGTTCCGCAAGCCGATCAATACGGTCGAGGACTTGAAGGGTTTGAAGATGCGCATCCCGGGGCTGGCCGGCAAAGTCTACGCCGAACTGGGCGTGGCCGTGCGTCTATTGCCCGGCGGAGAGATCTTCCCGGCGCTGGAACGTGGCGTCATCGATGCCGCCGAGTTCGTCGGCCCCTATCAGGATCGTCGTCTGGGACTGCAGAAAGCCGCCAAGTACTACTACACCACCGGCTGGCATGAGCCGACCAACGTCACCGAGCTGATGATCAACAAGGCCGCCTGGGAGAGCCTGCCGGAAGACCTGCAAGCCATCGTCAAGGCTGCCGCTCAGGCGTGCAATGTCGAGAGCCAAGCCTGGTGCGAATCGGTGAATGCCGAGGCGCTCAATGATCTTGTCGACAACGAAGGCGTGATCGCCCAGCCGCTACCGGACGCCGTGGTCGCACGCTTGAAGGAAGTCACCGATAAGACGCTCACCGACATGGCGGCTGCCGATCCGGATACCGCGCGCGTCCACGAGTCCTTCATGGCCTTCCGCGACCAGCACAAGGAATGGGCTGCCGTCAGCGAGAAGACCTTCCTGGCGCTCTGA